The following proteins come from a genomic window of Polyangiaceae bacterium:
- a CDS encoding class I SAM-dependent methyltransferase, with protein MNIAPWRTERILWNDELLVVDKPPGLVVHGGDATAADDVVSRLASWLEGDAYLGVHQRLDKGASGVLAFTRRRELNARVAADFERHEVGRRYVALVASHALRPAGQLEHRLLPVKGGKTRVVRQGGQIARASYRVLQRVGGRALVELTPRTGRTHQLRVQLAAIGAPIAGDKLYGGPPAPRLMLHAEHLALPSVGLSFDAPVPAAFDDWLHEREQLGSSDRVRAALSDALCLRHSLAGAASAFRWANGSADDVPGVVVDVYDEWATLSLSTDDAAAREDELARALLELGARGVYAKRRPRADLRRQERDALAPTEPVAGIVAPNPLTVRERDLSFAVELGDGLSTGLFVDQRDGRARLRELSVGGRVLNLFCYTGSFSVAAAAGGARQVTNVDLSARALSRARENLALNGLEAERHRFVKADAFDWLARAAKKGEAFEIVVLDPPSFGTRKKGSFSVQRDYPRLVEGAVRVLAAGGRLIAITNHRKTSRDQLRRIVRDAAARAGRQVVQLKDLPSGLDCPDGPSGPTPSKSVLLTVR; from the coding sequence ATGAACATCGCTCCGTGGCGTACGGAGCGGATCCTGTGGAACGACGAGCTGTTGGTGGTGGACAAGCCACCAGGGCTCGTCGTGCATGGTGGCGACGCCACCGCCGCGGACGACGTCGTCTCGCGCCTCGCGAGCTGGCTCGAAGGCGACGCCTACCTCGGCGTCCACCAACGGCTGGACAAGGGAGCCTCGGGGGTGCTGGCCTTCACCCGTCGAAGGGAGCTGAACGCCCGCGTCGCCGCCGACTTCGAGCGGCACGAGGTCGGGCGGCGTTATGTCGCCTTGGTGGCCTCGCACGCGCTCCGGCCCGCGGGGCAGCTCGAACATCGCCTGCTGCCGGTGAAAGGCGGCAAGACGCGCGTCGTGCGTCAAGGTGGCCAGATCGCTCGAGCGAGCTATCGCGTGCTCCAGCGGGTGGGAGGACGCGCGCTGGTGGAGCTCACTCCGCGCACTGGCCGTACGCATCAGCTGCGCGTGCAGCTGGCAGCCATTGGCGCCCCCATCGCGGGCGACAAGCTCTACGGCGGCCCGCCAGCGCCGCGCTTGATGCTGCACGCGGAGCATTTGGCGCTGCCCTCCGTCGGTCTGAGCTTCGACGCGCCGGTGCCTGCCGCCTTCGATGATTGGCTGCACGAACGAGAGCAGCTCGGCAGCAGCGATCGGGTTCGCGCTGCGCTTTCGGATGCGCTCTGTCTGCGCCATTCGTTGGCGGGCGCGGCGAGCGCTTTTCGGTGGGCCAACGGCAGCGCCGACGACGTGCCCGGCGTAGTGGTCGACGTCTACGACGAGTGGGCGACGCTGTCGCTTTCCACGGACGACGCGGCGGCCCGGGAAGACGAGCTCGCCCGCGCTCTCTTGGAGCTCGGCGCGCGTGGCGTGTACGCGAAGCGCAGGCCTCGCGCCGATCTACGCCGTCAAGAGCGCGACGCGCTCGCCCCGACGGAACCGGTGGCGGGGATCGTGGCGCCCAATCCGCTGACGGTGCGGGAGCGGGACCTGTCCTTCGCCGTGGAGCTCGGAGACGGTCTGTCCACCGGCTTGTTCGTGGATCAGCGGGACGGGCGGGCACGGCTCCGGGAGCTGTCTGTCGGCGGTCGCGTGTTGAACCTGTTCTGTTACACGGGCTCGTTCTCCGTCGCCGCGGCGGCGGGAGGTGCCCGGCAGGTGACGAACGTGGATCTGTCCGCCCGCGCCCTGTCCCGCGCACGCGAGAACTTGGCGCTGAACGGCTTGGAGGCCGAGCGCCACCGTTTCGTCAAGGCGGACGCTTTCGATTGGCTGGCTCGCGCCGCGAAGAAGGGTGAAGCGTTCGAGATCGTGGTCTTGGATCCCCCGAGCTTCGGCACGCGCAAGAAGGGGAGCTTCAGCGTGCAGCGCGACTATCCGCGCTTGGTGGAAGGGGCGGTGCGAGTGCTCGCGGCGGGCGGACGGTTGATCGCCATCACCAACCACCGAAAGACGTCGCGGGATCAGTTGCGGCGCATCGTCCGGGATGCCGCCGCGCGCGCGGGCAGGCAGGTCGTCCAGCTCAAGGACCTGCCCTCGGGTCTCGATTGTCCCGACGGCCCGAGCGGCCCCACGCCGTCGAAGAGCGTTCTGCTCACCGTACGCTGA
- a CDS encoding RlmE family RNA methyltransferase, producing MSRGRSSYRGADARTRQAKAQGYPARSVFKLEEIDRRLRLLKPGQRVLDLGAAPGSWSLYASQRVGPTGHVFAVDLSEITQAFGKNVTVLQGDALDLDNDALASEGPYDLVLSDMAPRTSGSKIQDQARSAELFMRALAVAVALGAPGSHFVGKLFMSAEFTAARQAVRDHFESEKTIRPSGTRQQSSEVFLVGVGLRR from the coding sequence GTGAGCCGCGGTCGGAGCTCGTACCGCGGTGCCGACGCGCGCACGCGGCAAGCCAAGGCGCAGGGCTACCCCGCGCGCAGTGTGTTCAAGCTGGAAGAGATCGATCGCCGCCTGCGACTCCTCAAACCGGGGCAGCGGGTGCTGGATCTCGGCGCCGCGCCTGGCTCGTGGAGCTTGTATGCGAGCCAGCGGGTGGGTCCGACGGGGCACGTGTTCGCGGTGGACCTGTCGGAGATCACCCAAGCCTTCGGCAAGAACGTGACCGTGCTCCAGGGCGATGCCCTGGACCTGGACAACGATGCGCTGGCGTCCGAAGGCCCTTACGACCTCGTGCTCAGCGACATGGCGCCGAGGACGAGCGGCTCCAAGATCCAGGATCAGGCGCGGTCCGCGGAGCTGTTCATGCGGGCCCTCGCCGTCGCCGTTGCTCTGGGCGCGCCGGGCAGCCACTTCGTGGGCAAGCTGTTCATGAGCGCCGAATTCACGGCTGCCCGGCAGGCCGTGCGCGACCACTTCGAGAGCGAAAAGACCATCCGCCCGAGTGGAACGCGGCAGCAGAGCTCGGAGGTGTTCCTGGTGGGGGTCGGCCTCAGGCGTTGA
- a CDS encoding GNAT family N-acetyltransferase produces MAALRTRRPTDDAAIVRLAVEAFAEYSATAAAHAEKMVCRSGAETLVASVTDRVVGFAVVVHGPTARLDAIAVTAEHRGTGVGRQLLAGAERVAKRNGAARMTLATAETNLAALDLFLRSGYRITRRLPRYYSRGQDALEMSKKL; encoded by the coding sequence ATGGCTGCCCTGCGAACGCGCCGCCCCACGGACGATGCGGCGATCGTTCGGCTGGCCGTCGAAGCGTTCGCCGAGTACTCGGCGACTGCCGCTGCCCATGCCGAGAAGATGGTTTGTCGGTCCGGCGCGGAAACGCTGGTGGCGAGCGTGACGGATCGGGTCGTCGGGTTCGCCGTGGTAGTGCACGGTCCGACGGCGCGCCTCGACGCGATCGCCGTCACCGCGGAGCATCGCGGGACCGGCGTCGGTCGGCAGCTCCTCGCCGGCGCGGAACGCGTGGCCAAGAGAAACGGCGCGGCGCGCATGACGCTGGCCACCGCGGAGACCAACTTGGCGGCCCTCGATCTGTTCCTTCGGTCGGGCTATCGCATCACCCGGCGCCTGCCCCGCTACTACTCTCGTGGGCAAGACGCGCTGGAGATGTCGAAGAAGCTGTGA
- a CDS encoding EAL domain-containing protein yields the protein MKRSQRQTVPAGTPRTNRLSDAPSAVNAAFDEDAHDSLTALRSFVAPEDLSVVFQPIIDITSGRTFAYEALVRCRVVEYKNPIRLFEKAVELGCAGRLGRMIREIGVPHGSGKPLFVNIHPKELSEGWLVRPDDPILSHDDDVYLEVTESVPLSHYELCMSVLKEVVSHVGVHLVVDDLGAGYSNLKRISDLEPKVVKLDRDLIMGLDRSRRQQELVTAVVDLCRRLGATVVAEGIETHDEYSAVLDTGTEYGQGFLFARPSFPPPEVSFPPAAETTSVRKIRG from the coding sequence ATGAAGCGCAGCCAACGCCAGACCGTTCCCGCAGGCACGCCCCGCACCAACCGCTTGTCGGACGCGCCGTCCGCGGTGAACGCTGCCTTCGACGAGGACGCCCACGACTCCCTGACGGCCCTCCGTAGCTTCGTGGCGCCAGAAGATTTGTCGGTGGTGTTCCAGCCCATCATCGACATCACGTCCGGCCGGACCTTCGCGTATGAAGCGCTGGTTCGCTGCCGGGTAGTCGAGTACAAAAATCCGATCCGCCTCTTCGAGAAAGCCGTCGAGCTCGGCTGTGCCGGACGCCTGGGCCGCATGATCCGCGAGATTGGCGTGCCCCACGGTAGCGGCAAGCCGCTGTTCGTGAACATCCATCCGAAAGAGCTGAGCGAAGGCTGGCTGGTGCGACCCGACGATCCGATCCTGAGTCACGACGACGACGTGTATCTGGAGGTGACGGAGTCGGTGCCCCTCAGTCACTACGAGCTGTGCATGAGCGTGCTGAAGGAGGTCGTGAGCCACGTCGGGGTTCACCTGGTGGTGGACGATCTCGGCGCCGGCTACTCGAACCTCAAGCGCATCTCGGACCTCGAGCCCAAGGTCGTGAAGCTCGACCGGGACTTGATCATGGGCCTGGATCGCAGCCGCCGACAGCAGGAGCTGGTCACCGCCGTCGTGGACTTGTGCCGGCGCCTGGGGGCCACGGTGGTCGCCGAGGGCATCGAGACCCACGACGAGTACTCCGCTGTCCTGGATACGGGCACCGAATACGGCCAGGGCTTCTTGTTCGCGCGGCCGAGCTTCCCGCCGCCAGAAGTGAGCTTCCCTCCGGCCGCGGAAACGACGTCCGTGCGCAAGATCCGCGGCTGA
- a CDS encoding HlyD family secretion protein, which produces MSPPKSSAAEKLDTPAPISSKERKPEVREAPVQTKKRSPKRPLIILGVLFVVVVGGIGVYSLMTANQETTDDAQVEADIVPVGARTGGQVQKVLVTDNQHVKKGELLVELDRETPQAKVTQAEAELETAKANADAADASSTVSVASAKGGLTSARASVSTSAEAVTTAHARVKAAEAAKKRAEAEARRTALSRARTQELFSRSAVSQQELDNAIAADDAAKAGVDLAQAELEAAKQNERMAKSQVSEARGRLDQSTPIDSRIAVAKAQATLAHARVKSATAALELAKLQLSYTRIEAPADGIVSRLSVHVGQLVQPGQPIAEFVPTATYVVANFKETQIARIKAGDRAVVELDAFPGREFEGTVESLSAATGARFSLIPPDNASGNFVKVVQRVPVRVHWKGDPGDIMRAGLSAEVTVHVK; this is translated from the coding sequence ATGAGCCCTCCGAAGTCATCCGCCGCCGAAAAGCTCGACACGCCCGCGCCGATCAGCTCCAAGGAGAGGAAGCCCGAGGTGCGCGAGGCACCGGTCCAGACCAAGAAGCGAAGTCCCAAGAGACCCCTCATCATCTTGGGCGTGCTGTTCGTGGTGGTCGTGGGCGGCATCGGCGTGTATTCGCTCATGACCGCCAACCAGGAGACCACCGACGACGCCCAGGTGGAGGCGGACATCGTGCCCGTCGGCGCGCGCACCGGAGGTCAGGTCCAGAAGGTCCTGGTCACGGACAACCAGCACGTGAAGAAGGGGGAGTTGTTGGTGGAGCTGGACCGAGAAACGCCGCAAGCCAAGGTCACCCAGGCGGAAGCGGAGCTCGAGACGGCCAAGGCCAACGCCGACGCGGCGGACGCCTCGTCCACCGTGAGCGTGGCGTCCGCCAAGGGCGGGCTCACCAGCGCCCGAGCCAGTGTGAGCACCTCCGCCGAAGCGGTGACCACGGCTCACGCACGGGTCAAGGCGGCCGAAGCAGCGAAAAAGCGCGCCGAAGCGGAGGCACGGCGCACCGCCCTGTCGCGCGCCCGCACCCAGGAGTTGTTCTCACGCTCGGCGGTGTCGCAGCAGGAGCTCGACAACGCCATCGCGGCCGACGACGCCGCGAAGGCTGGGGTGGATCTGGCACAAGCGGAGCTCGAGGCGGCCAAGCAGAACGAGCGCATGGCCAAGAGCCAAGTCTCCGAGGCACGGGGACGGCTGGATCAGAGCACGCCCATCGACTCTCGCATCGCCGTGGCCAAGGCCCAGGCCACGTTGGCCCACGCACGCGTGAAGAGCGCGACGGCGGCCCTCGAGCTCGCGAAGCTACAGCTCTCCTACACCCGCATCGAGGCTCCCGCAGACGGCATCGTCTCGCGGCTCTCGGTGCACGTGGGACAGCTGGTTCAACCCGGGCAGCCCATCGCGGAGTTCGTACCCACCGCCACCTACGTCGTCGCCAACTTCAAGGAAACACAAATCGCCCGCATCAAGGCCGGGGACCGCGCAGTGGTCGAGCTCGACGCCTTTCCCGGCAGGGAGTTCGAAGGCACCGTGGAGAGCCTGAGCGCCGCCACCGGCGCGCGCTTCTCGCTGATTCCTCCAGACAACGCGTCGGGCAACTTCGTCAAGGTCGTTCAGCGGGTGCCGGTCCGCGTGCACTGGAAGGGCGATCCCGGCGACATCATGCGCGCGGGGCTTTCCGCCGAAGTGACGGTCCACGTGAAGTGA
- a CDS encoding DHA2 family efflux MFS transporter permease subunit, with translation MARAPTNKWLVTISVTFGTLMGTIDSSIVNVAIPHLRGAVGASITEITWVSTGFVIATVIVMPLTAFLGRFFGQKNFYMFSLILFLVGSALCGTARSLEALVAFRAIQGLGAGALQPTEQAILRQTFPPEEQGMAMALFGMAVMIGPAVGPTLGGWIVDNYSWEWIFYINLPVGALGLFMVSRFVQEPDDIRAANREMADRQRKNLDWIGISLLCVGLASLQYMLEEGQGDDWFQSRVIVTMAVIAFFSLAAFTIRELTAPVPAVDLSLFRDRVFLSGTLIGALMFAMLMANMFLLPLFMQELLGFTATQSGLAMMPRVLIMMLVTPFVGRMYNSVSPRLIVGVGVLLFSIGAYQMSHFTLETTASGIVSAILIQGVGFSCLFVPLTTAALSSIERKRLTDATGLNSLLRQVGGSVGLAVFATFLTRYAVEAKASIAAHLDPARPEVAERVAMATSALQSHGMDAASATRTAHGMLAGSVARQAMLLSFEKLFLLSGILFLGVLPILIFLKAKRVAGPRPHLEME, from the coding sequence ATGGCCCGCGCGCCCACCAACAAATGGCTCGTCACCATTTCCGTGACCTTCGGCACGCTGATGGGCACCATCGATTCGTCCATCGTGAACGTGGCCATCCCGCATCTGCGCGGGGCGGTGGGGGCGAGCATCACGGAGATCACCTGGGTGAGCACGGGCTTCGTGATCGCCACCGTGATCGTGATGCCGCTGACGGCATTTCTCGGGCGCTTCTTCGGGCAGAAGAACTTCTACATGTTCAGCCTGATCCTGTTCCTGGTGGGCTCCGCCCTGTGCGGCACCGCCCGCAGCCTGGAGGCCCTGGTGGCCTTCCGGGCCATACAGGGGCTGGGCGCCGGCGCGCTGCAGCCCACGGAACAGGCCATCTTGCGCCAGACCTTTCCGCCGGAGGAGCAAGGCATGGCCATGGCCTTGTTCGGAATGGCGGTGATGATAGGGCCCGCCGTCGGCCCCACGCTGGGCGGCTGGATCGTCGACAACTACAGCTGGGAGTGGATCTTCTACATCAACCTTCCGGTCGGCGCCCTGGGGCTCTTCATGGTGTCGCGCTTCGTGCAGGAGCCGGACGACATCCGCGCGGCCAATCGTGAGATGGCAGATCGCCAGCGCAAGAACTTGGACTGGATCGGCATCTCCCTTTTGTGCGTCGGGCTCGCCTCGCTGCAGTACATGTTGGAAGAGGGCCAAGGGGACGACTGGTTCCAATCCCGCGTGATCGTCACCATGGCGGTGATCGCGTTCTTCTCCCTGGCAGCGTTCACCATTCGCGAGCTCACGGCGCCGGTACCCGCCGTCGATCTTTCCTTGTTTCGCGATCGCGTATTTTTGTCCGGCACGCTGATCGGCGCGCTGATGTTCGCCATGCTGATGGCCAACATGTTCCTGCTGCCGCTGTTCATGCAGGAGTTGCTCGGCTTCACCGCCACTCAAAGCGGCTTGGCGATGATGCCGCGGGTGTTGATCATGATGCTGGTCACGCCTTTCGTCGGCCGCATGTACAACTCCGTCTCGCCGCGGCTAATCGTGGGCGTGGGCGTGCTGCTGTTCTCCATCGGCGCCTACCAGATGAGCCATTTCACGCTGGAAACCACCGCCAGCGGCATCGTCAGCGCCATCTTGATCCAGGGCGTGGGCTTCAGCTGCCTGTTCGTGCCGCTGACCACGGCCGCCCTGAGCAGCATCGAGCGCAAACGCCTCACCGACGCCACGGGCCTGAACTCTCTCTTGCGTCAGGTGGGTGGGTCGGTGGGATTGGCCGTATTCGCCACTTTCCTCACACGCTACGCGGTCGAAGCAAAGGCGAGCATCGCCGCCCACCTCGATCCCGCGCGACCTGAGGTCGCCGAACGCGTCGCGATGGCAACGAGTGCTTTGCAGAGCCACGGGATGGACGCCGCGTCTGCGACTCGAACCGCTCACGGGATGTTGGCCGGCTCCGTAGCGCGCCAGGCCATGCTCCTCTCCTTCGAGAAGCTGTTTCTACTGAGCGGAATCCTGTTCCTCGGCGTGCTGCCGATTCTGATCTTTCTGAAGGCCAAGCGGGTCGCCGGACCCCGGCCTCATCTCGAGATGGAGTGA
- a CDS encoding TetR/AcrR family transcriptional regulator, with protein MNPDSESDAGAHKNLRQRLKEATRDAILVSAEQVFGKDGLHAARMEDVAQSAGVSVGTLYNYFHDRAGLVDALLEERRAGLVKKLDGALSEVDERPFAEQLETVLHVLLAHFEAHRQFLSIVMQGEHAQDSSVFPASRRPRETMRAVYLRLAELSERGVQSGELRAKSADLYAALLMGMIRSLLIRTLYETEATSPVTERAPELAAFFLHGAATQR; from the coding sequence ATGAATCCAGATTCAGAAAGTGATGCCGGAGCCCACAAGAACCTCCGTCAGCGGCTGAAAGAAGCCACGCGGGACGCCATCCTGGTGTCGGCCGAACAAGTGTTCGGCAAGGACGGGCTTCACGCCGCACGGATGGAAGACGTGGCCCAGAGCGCCGGGGTGAGCGTGGGCACGCTGTACAACTACTTCCACGACCGCGCCGGCCTCGTGGACGCGCTGCTCGAAGAGCGGCGCGCCGGCCTGGTGAAGAAGCTCGACGGCGCCCTGAGCGAAGTGGACGAACGGCCCTTCGCCGAGCAGCTCGAGACGGTGCTGCACGTGCTCCTGGCGCACTTCGAGGCGCACCGGCAGTTCCTCTCGATCGTGATGCAGGGCGAGCACGCCCAGGACTCGTCGGTGTTCCCCGCGTCACGGCGTCCGCGGGAGACCATGCGCGCCGTATATCTCCGGCTCGCGGAGCTGTCGGAGCGCGGCGTGCAGAGCGGCGAGCTGCGGGCGAAGTCCGCCGATCTCTACGCCGCTCTCTTGATGGGCATGATCCGCAGCCTGCTCATTCGCACGCTGTACGAGACGGAGGCGACCAGCCCCGTCACCGAGCGAGCGCCGGAGCTCGCTGCCTTCTTCCTCCACGGCGCCGCCACCCAGCGATGA
- a CDS encoding acyl-CoA dehydrogenase family protein, with product MIRDTVRRLVRERYLPRAGELYEKEQFPMDLIGEMAEMGLLGAGLSGYGCAGMSAVQYGLILQELEYGDSGLRSFVSVQGSLAMYSIYAYGSEEQKQKYLPEMAQGKIIGCFGLTEPDSGSDPGSMTTRARKDGDSYVLNGTKMWITNSPISHLAVVWAKVDDGDVESIRGFIVERGTQGFDTPRIHGKMSLRSSETGEIVLDDCRVPAENMLPSGSGLKAPLGCLTQARFGISWGALGAAKACFESTVDYARNRVQFGVPIASKQLIQAKFADMASEIIKGDLLVLHYGRMKDAQGGKLLPAQVSLCKRNNVAASLEIARACRGILGGNGILLEYPAIRHMLNLESVVTYEGTHEVHTLVLGQAFTGLNAF from the coding sequence ATGATCCGCGACACCGTGCGGCGGCTGGTCCGAGAGCGTTACCTGCCGCGAGCCGGGGAGCTGTACGAGAAGGAGCAGTTCCCCATGGACCTGATCGGTGAGATGGCCGAGATGGGTCTGCTCGGCGCGGGGCTGTCGGGCTACGGCTGCGCCGGTATGAGCGCGGTGCAGTACGGCCTCATCCTGCAAGAGCTCGAGTACGGGGACAGCGGCCTTCGGAGCTTCGTGAGCGTGCAGGGCTCGCTGGCGATGTACTCGATCTACGCCTACGGCTCCGAGGAGCAGAAGCAGAAGTACCTGCCGGAGATGGCGCAAGGCAAGATCATCGGCTGCTTCGGCCTCACCGAGCCGGACAGTGGATCCGATCCCGGCTCGATGACCACCCGCGCGCGCAAGGACGGCGACAGCTACGTGCTCAATGGCACCAAGATGTGGATCACCAACTCGCCCATCTCGCACCTGGCCGTGGTGTGGGCCAAGGTGGACGACGGCGACGTGGAGTCCATCCGCGGCTTCATCGTGGAGCGCGGAACCCAAGGCTTCGACACGCCCCGCATCCACGGCAAGATGAGCCTGCGCTCCAGCGAGACCGGCGAGATCGTGCTGGACGACTGTCGCGTTCCCGCAGAAAACATGCTGCCGAGCGGCTCGGGTCTCAAGGCGCCTCTCGGCTGTCTCACGCAAGCGCGCTTCGGGATCTCCTGGGGCGCCCTGGGCGCTGCCAAGGCCTGCTTCGAGTCCACCGTGGACTACGCGAGAAACCGCGTGCAGTTCGGCGTGCCGATCGCGTCCAAGCAGCTGATCCAGGCGAAGTTCGCCGACATGGCCAGCGAGATCATCAAGGGGGATCTGCTCGTGCTCCACTACGGCCGCATGAAGGACGCCCAAGGCGGCAAGCTGCTCCCCGCCCAGGTCAGCCTGTGCAAGCGCAACAACGTGGCCGCCTCCCTCGAGATCGCCCGCGCCTGCCGCGGCATCCTGGGCGGCAACGGCATCTTGCTCGAGTACCCCGCCATCCGACACATGCTGAACCTCGAGAGCGTCGTCACCTACGAGGGCACCCACGAGGTTCACACCCTGGTGCTGGGCCAGGCCTTCACCGGCTTGAACGCGTTCTGA
- a CDS encoding L,D-transpeptidase has protein sequence MPIARQLAVASLGLAALATTSCPATRAQSGAEHASTMTAVTRAGAEAASRLVSRRGLFEPDIGALGKDARGDWPAPTPDQVAELEREVVPAAMTEPLSVDPAAQPKPPPAFSLARIDPDRALASIARETYVMLRPSWQSKKIGYLRAGAVVSRSAKPVGNRGCEGGWYEISPEGYVCVGKTATLDLSHPIAVAARRGPDRSAPMPYEYGMARFPTPPFYTKVPTEREQRQVEQELAKHLSLSQTKEWDGVVLGPIPEMLEDGAPAFTWGGVRHSPGSVYTGRAMVKSGFAFLSFFESQGRAFGLSVDLDVMPLDRMKRVTPSEFEGLALSGDASLPVVFVRARGARLYQGDPRSKISVGRELGYREAIAVKSKRLRVGGVTWLETQGGDWIRDENLVRVDPMKKKPGWATPGRTWIEVSILHQTLVAYEGDKAVYVTLVSTGADGLGDPKETHSTVRGQFLIHTKHVTATMSGDEVGDEFDLRDVPYVQYFTEGYALHAAYWHDSFGKPRSHGCINLSPRDARWLFSWTDPPVPEGWHGAMSLRDGTLVYIHP, from the coding sequence ATGCCCATCGCCCGCCAGCTGGCGGTAGCGAGCCTCGGGCTCGCCGCTCTCGCCACCACGAGCTGCCCTGCGACCCGCGCGCAGAGCGGAGCGGAGCATGCGTCGACGATGACGGCCGTCACCAGGGCGGGCGCGGAGGCCGCTAGCCGCCTCGTGAGTCGGCGGGGTCTGTTCGAGCCCGACATCGGTGCACTGGGCAAGGATGCGCGCGGGGACTGGCCGGCGCCCACGCCGGATCAGGTCGCGGAGCTCGAGCGCGAGGTGGTGCCCGCCGCCATGACCGAGCCGCTGTCCGTGGATCCGGCGGCTCAGCCCAAGCCACCCCCCGCGTTCTCGCTCGCCCGCATCGATCCGGATCGCGCCTTGGCGTCCATCGCGCGGGAGACCTACGTGATGCTGCGGCCGAGCTGGCAGTCGAAGAAGATCGGCTACCTGCGTGCCGGAGCCGTGGTGTCTCGCAGCGCGAAGCCCGTCGGCAATCGCGGGTGCGAGGGCGGATGGTACGAGATCTCCCCGGAGGGCTACGTGTGCGTGGGCAAGACCGCCACCCTCGATCTCTCGCATCCCATTGCGGTGGCGGCGCGCCGAGGTCCGGATCGCAGCGCGCCCATGCCCTACGAGTACGGCATGGCGCGCTTCCCCACGCCGCCCTTCTACACCAAGGTTCCGACCGAGCGCGAACAGCGCCAGGTGGAACAAGAGCTCGCCAAACACCTGTCCCTGTCGCAGACCAAGGAGTGGGACGGAGTCGTCCTCGGCCCCATTCCCGAGATGCTCGAGGACGGCGCTCCGGCCTTCACTTGGGGTGGTGTGCGCCACTCGCCGGGTTCGGTGTACACCGGACGCGCGATGGTGAAGAGCGGCTTCGCCTTCTTGAGCTTCTTCGAGTCCCAGGGCCGCGCCTTCGGGCTCAGCGTGGATCTGGACGTGATGCCGCTGGATCGCATGAAGCGCGTCACTCCCAGCGAGTTCGAGGGTCTGGCGCTCTCGGGGGACGCCAGCCTGCCGGTGGTGTTCGTGCGCGCTCGCGGGGCGCGCCTGTACCAGGGGGATCCGCGCTCGAAGATCAGCGTGGGGCGCGAGCTCGGCTACCGCGAGGCGATCGCCGTGAAGAGCAAGCGCTTGCGCGTTGGCGGCGTCACCTGGCTCGAGACCCAGGGTGGCGACTGGATCCGCGACGAGAACCTGGTGCGCGTGGACCCGATGAAGAAGAAGCCGGGCTGGGCCACGCCCGGGCGCACCTGGATCGAGGTGAGCATCCTGCACCAGACGCTGGTGGCCTACGAGGGCGACAAGGCCGTGTACGTGACGCTGGTGAGCACCGGCGCCGACGGCCTGGGGGATCCGAAGGAAACGCACTCCACCGTGCGCGGGCAGTTCTTGATCCACACCAAGCACGTGACCGCCACCATGAGCGGCGACGAAGTGGGCGACGAATTCGATCTGCGTGACGTTCCCTACGTGCAGTACTTCACCGAAGGCTATGCCCTGCACGCCGCCTATTGGCACGACTCCTTCGGCAAGCCCCGGAGCCACGGCTGCATCAACCTTTCGCCGCGCGACGCGCGCTGGCTGTTCTCCTGGACGGATCCGCCGGTGCCGGAAGGTTGGCATGGCGCGATGAGCCTGCGGGACGGCACCCTCGTCTACATCCACCCCTGA